Proteins co-encoded in one Coriobacterium glomerans PW2 genomic window:
- a CDS encoding tetratricopeptide repeat protein: MNAQLLDRARAAYRAGDFSAAAQMFASVKDPTEISGGVDHLRGNALMRLGLWRDAAESYDRALADVSYGKRGALLTNRGKALAAAGDFAGAVESFTAATQDSSYATPYKAYLGLGKVLFSNNDIAGAGTAFRSAAIDGTNPAPASALSQLASCFIKLGRPDDAIESYRTALDFIGPRDDPRSINAGLGEAYVAAGRFNDALEAFGQATADGIYQLTFEQQQALGRARETVGPLSDRTSSAGSVSAGVDPLDPLGQSGAMMPDPSNTGFFTLSESELIQQDRQEMKVRRRKRHIGRKIVVTLLFVIIVAAVGLGFGYTRGLGVPSQGSVLTDLFSAVSDGRDVSAFLDPALSDTAKAEIASKVPAGSKPTIESMDQSMTKSTAKVRVVLSKSGVQTYSVDFVRNANHLGWAVSSIKLEFNTSKGDSPSSDSPATQDGANS, encoded by the coding sequence GTGAACGCTCAGTTACTCGATAGAGCGCGTGCGGCCTATCGCGCCGGAGACTTCTCCGCTGCCGCTCAGATGTTCGCGTCGGTCAAGGACCCCACGGAGATCTCCGGTGGCGTGGATCATCTGCGCGGCAACGCCCTTATGAGGCTCGGCCTGTGGAGGGATGCCGCCGAGTCCTACGATCGCGCCCTCGCTGACGTGTCCTATGGCAAGCGCGGCGCGTTGCTCACCAATCGCGGAAAGGCTCTCGCAGCGGCCGGCGACTTCGCTGGCGCCGTCGAGAGTTTCACGGCCGCGACTCAGGATTCCTCCTATGCCACGCCCTACAAGGCGTATCTCGGTCTCGGGAAGGTGCTCTTCTCGAACAACGATATCGCCGGTGCCGGAACGGCGTTCAGAAGCGCGGCCATCGACGGGACGAATCCGGCTCCCGCCTCGGCGCTCTCTCAGCTGGCTTCTTGCTTTATCAAGCTCGGACGACCCGATGACGCCATAGAGTCCTATCGGACCGCCCTCGATTTCATCGGACCACGTGACGATCCGCGATCCATAAATGCCGGACTGGGTGAGGCCTATGTCGCCGCGGGCCGCTTCAACGATGCTCTCGAGGCGTTCGGCCAAGCCACCGCTGATGGAATCTACCAGCTCACTTTCGAGCAGCAGCAGGCTCTCGGCCGCGCGCGCGAGACCGTCGGCCCGCTGTCCGATCGAACCTCCTCCGCCGGATCCGTCTCAGCTGGCGTCGACCCGCTCGACCCGCTCGGGCAGTCCGGTGCGATGATGCCCGATCCATCGAACACGGGCTTCTTCACGCTGTCGGAGTCAGAGCTGATCCAGCAGGATCGACAGGAGATGAAGGTGCGACGTCGAAAGCGCCATATCGGTCGCAAGATCGTCGTGACCCTGCTCTTTGTTATCATCGTGGCGGCGGTCGGGCTCGGTTTCGGCTACACGCGAGGTCTTGGTGTCCCTTCGCAGGGATCCGTGCTCACCGACCTTTTCAGCGCGGTCAGCGACGGCCGGGACGTCAGCGCCTTTCTTGACCCCGCGCTGTCCGACACCGCGAAGGCGGAGATCGCCTCCAAGGTTCCTGCCGGGTCCAAGCCCACGATCGAGTCGATGGATCAATCGATGACGAAATCCACCGCGAAAGTCCGCGTCGTACTTTCCAAGAGCGGCGTCCAGACCTACAGCGTCGATTTCGTCCGCAACGCCAACCATCTCGGTTGGGCGGTGTCCTCGATCAAGCTGGAATTCAATACGAGCAAGGGCGACTCCCCATCGTCCGACTCGCCCGCCACGCAAGACGGTGCAAATTCCTAG
- a CDS encoding zinc ribbon domain-containing protein — translation MLNICNTQQLLRLSADQEEVLVICPHCLKSIDDNASVCPGCGSYISAHEQASHIEFVFCEGCGARLSPHDRTCPKCGRPAPGILSAKAAASDLAAGRTASFPRVSPLGAESEHGRFNVVDTETAEPQRDPLEAAPVFDDADADATAQPPVRRPRRRGIPRRLIAAAVVTALLALAAVFVVRDPLGVMPGIYGSVRSAARDMFPSRQADGDEQGSSEESKGEKSGSQAGHETALLDDNEAYTRLSGIYQRLGAYQDRLAEAINEYNGGFIAKDRAKREAASKPAYAMRDSVKQTIDEINGLKLSETSAFLPDVEHMRSLATWMYERIDVLCHSWDISLSVAAGDLPLHHKNEILQPLRDALDKSGKNQSLVMFETNYAAWKPHQPTS, via the coding sequence GTGCTCAACATTTGTAACACCCAGCAGCTGCTTCGCTTGTCTGCAGACCAGGAAGAGGTCCTCGTGATTTGCCCGCATTGCCTCAAGTCGATCGACGACAACGCATCCGTCTGCCCCGGTTGCGGCAGCTACATCAGTGCCCATGAGCAAGCGTCCCATATCGAATTCGTGTTCTGCGAAGGTTGCGGAGCGCGTCTGTCTCCCCATGACCGCACCTGTCCGAAGTGCGGTCGGCCCGCGCCCGGCATCCTTTCAGCCAAGGCGGCCGCAAGCGATCTCGCAGCCGGCAGGACGGCGAGCTTTCCGAGGGTCTCACCCTTGGGTGCGGAGTCCGAGCACGGCCGTTTCAACGTCGTTGACACCGAGACCGCCGAGCCGCAGCGCGACCCTTTGGAGGCCGCACCGGTTTTTGATGACGCGGACGCGGATGCGACCGCGCAGCCTCCGGTTCGTCGCCCGAGACGGCGCGGGATCCCCCGGCGTCTCATCGCGGCTGCGGTCGTGACGGCTCTTCTGGCTCTCGCCGCGGTCTTCGTCGTACGCGACCCCCTCGGTGTGATGCCCGGCATATATGGCAGCGTTCGCAGCGCGGCGCGTGACATGTTCCCGAGTCGACAAGCCGACGGAGATGAGCAGGGCTCATCTGAAGAGAGCAAAGGCGAGAAGAGCGGCTCTCAGGCGGGCCATGAGACCGCGCTGCTCGACGACAACGAGGCGTATACGCGGCTGTCGGGCATCTACCAGAGGCTCGGTGCCTATCAAGACAGGCTCGCTGAGGCGATCAACGAGTACAACGGCGGTTTCATCGCAAAGGACCGCGCAAAGCGGGAGGCCGCGTCGAAGCCCGCCTACGCCATGCGCGACTCCGTCAAGCAGACTATCGACGAGATCAACGGACTCAAGCTCTCTGAGACCTCTGCCTTTCTTCCGGATGTCGAGCACATGCGCAGTCTGGCGACTTGGATGTACGAGCGGATCGATGTGCTGTGCCACTCATGGGATATCTCATTGTCTGTAGCGGCCGGCGATCTCCCCTTGCATCACAAAAACGAGATACTGCAGCCCCTGCGCGATGCCCTCGATAAATCGGGCAAGAATCAGAGCCTCGTGATGTTTGAGACGAACTACGCGGCCTGGAAACCGCATCAGCCCACGTCGTGA
- a CDS encoding HAD-IC family P-type ATPase produces MRHVRERSLRGLTSAEVEERIEHGDVNVSMEIETKSVAQLIFENLFTLFNLMNAVLAVLVLFTGSLKNLSFLAVVILNTSIGVIQSIRSKRMVDRLTLLATKRVVVVRDGAEVDLDLEQIVIDDIVRLGRGDQIPADSVVVTGEAQVNESLLTGESDLIRKKPGSKLMSGSFIDSGLIYARVEHVGADNFVSKINNDAKYVKPVNSEIMSALGSIVRFASVVMIPLGVALLFSSLHGTYVHSDARALGTTMWGWLVQEISAGRVPSAELLSTAGALLGMIPQGLVLLTSTVLAFATFRLARRHVLAQQLYCIETLARVDVLCLDKTGTITSGRMEVEGTYPVPVQGGEGSAEPDVSADVSVLDFAVANIAWATSEDANETLRALLEHYGARDDIPIEEPLVVVPFSSARKWSGATLPQGSFVIGAAQFVLDSEAYAEIEHEVARLADTSRVLVAAEVARFSDDGEIIGEARPIGLVAIRDEIRSSARETVGYFNEQGVTLNVISGDDPRTASSIARVVGIPDAAAWVDATTLDTEAKLDAAADRYHVFGRVTPYQKRALVQALQRRGHTVAMTGDGVNDVLALKEADCSIAMAAGSDAARNVAEIVLVDNDFSSMPAVVAEGRRSINNLQRSASLFLTKTLFSMALAAICIAFPPYPFTIVQMTLINFFCIGFPGFVLGLESNRARVEGGFLSNVLRRALPASASVVISACLCMVAAVLFSFSDVVFSTMCLVTTSAIGTCLIWRISRPFTPLRCVLLASVVAGLLAGIVGFPDLFSIAHLAVDEEIVIALIAVAGCALYFKLARALDMRPARLTRSATGFGRGVRVRLGARGAPSKVTSTGSLARRLARRACSKLRSRGDKAAKRSAAASAAKALSRARAGEPVGSDRRAAGGCKRVVKSPQGIQVKMGHRGRDGKRRPH; encoded by the coding sequence ATGAGACACGTCAGAGAGAGATCGCTCCGCGGACTCACTTCTGCCGAGGTCGAGGAGCGCATCGAACACGGCGACGTCAATGTCAGCATGGAAATAGAGACCAAATCGGTCGCACAGCTCATCTTTGAGAACCTTTTCACTCTGTTCAATCTCATGAACGCCGTTCTCGCGGTGCTCGTTCTCTTTACCGGATCGCTCAAGAATCTGTCGTTTCTCGCGGTCGTGATCTTGAATACGAGCATCGGTGTCATTCAATCGATCAGATCCAAGCGCATGGTCGATCGGCTCACGCTTCTCGCCACGAAGCGCGTCGTCGTTGTCCGCGATGGCGCTGAGGTCGACCTCGATCTCGAGCAGATCGTCATCGATGACATCGTCCGGCTCGGCCGCGGCGATCAGATACCTGCGGACTCCGTCGTGGTGACCGGCGAGGCACAGGTCAACGAGAGCCTTCTGACGGGGGAGAGCGATCTCATTCGCAAGAAGCCGGGGTCCAAGTTGATGAGCGGCAGCTTCATTGATTCCGGTCTCATATACGCCCGAGTCGAGCACGTCGGCGCGGACAACTTCGTTTCGAAGATCAACAACGACGCGAAGTACGTGAAACCGGTCAATTCCGAGATCATGTCCGCTCTCGGATCCATTGTGCGCTTCGCGAGCGTGGTCATGATTCCGCTCGGCGTGGCGCTGCTGTTCTCGAGCTTGCATGGGACCTATGTGCACTCGGACGCGCGCGCACTCGGCACAACAATGTGGGGCTGGCTGGTGCAAGAGATCTCAGCCGGTCGCGTTCCCTCAGCCGAGCTGCTTTCCACCGCCGGTGCGCTTCTCGGCATGATACCGCAGGGTCTGGTTCTTCTCACCTCGACGGTTCTCGCTTTCGCGACGTTTCGACTCGCGCGGCGCCATGTGCTCGCACAGCAGCTCTATTGCATCGAGACGCTCGCTCGGGTCGATGTCTTGTGTCTGGACAAGACCGGCACGATCACCTCGGGCCGCATGGAGGTCGAGGGGACCTATCCCGTGCCCGTTCAAGGCGGGGAGGGATCGGCCGAGCCGGATGTGTCAGCCGATGTATCCGTTCTCGACTTCGCAGTTGCCAACATCGCGTGGGCGACCTCTGAGGACGCCAATGAGACGCTGAGAGCTTTGCTTGAGCACTACGGGGCCCGCGATGACATCCCTATAGAGGAACCCCTCGTCGTCGTTCCGTTCTCATCGGCGAGAAAATGGAGCGGAGCCACGCTGCCGCAGGGATCCTTCGTCATAGGCGCGGCCCAGTTCGTTCTCGACTCCGAAGCCTACGCCGAGATCGAGCATGAGGTCGCCCGCCTTGCGGACACCAGTCGGGTCCTCGTGGCCGCCGAGGTCGCGCGCTTCTCAGATGACGGCGAGATCATCGGAGAGGCCCGTCCGATCGGTCTGGTGGCCATCCGCGACGAGATCCGCAGCTCTGCAAGAGAGACGGTCGGCTATTTCAACGAACAAGGGGTCACGCTCAATGTGATTTCAGGCGACGATCCGCGAACAGCCTCATCGATCGCCAGAGTCGTCGGCATTCCCGACGCAGCCGCGTGGGTCGATGCGACGACGCTCGACACCGAAGCGAAGCTCGATGCGGCTGCTGATCGCTATCACGTGTTCGGAAGGGTGACGCCCTATCAGAAACGGGCGCTCGTGCAGGCGCTTCAGCGGCGCGGGCACACGGTGGCGATGACCGGGGACGGTGTGAACGATGTGCTTGCGCTCAAAGAGGCGGACTGCTCGATCGCTATGGCCGCCGGATCGGACGCGGCGCGCAACGTCGCCGAGATCGTGCTCGTCGATAACGATTTCTCCTCGATGCCCGCGGTCGTCGCAGAGGGCCGCCGCTCCATCAACAATCTGCAGCGCTCCGCATCGCTGTTTTTGACCAAGACGCTGTTCTCCATGGCTCTCGCTGCGATCTGCATCGCGTTTCCCCCCTATCCCTTCACCATTGTTCAGATGACGCTCATTAACTTTTTCTGCATCGGGTTTCCCGGCTTCGTCTTGGGCCTCGAGTCGAATCGCGCTCGCGTGGAGGGAGGATTTCTGTCCAACGTGCTCCGTCGAGCGCTGCCCGCATCGGCATCCGTCGTGATCTCCGCATGTCTGTGCATGGTCGCAGCGGTGTTATTCAGCTTCAGCGACGTGGTGTTCTCGACGATGTGCCTTGTCACCACCAGTGCGATCGGCACCTGTCTCATCTGGCGGATCTCACGTCCCTTCACGCCCCTGCGATGCGTGCTTCTCGCGAGCGTCGTAGCCGGTCTCCTTGCCGGCATCGTCGGATTTCCCGATCTGTTCTCCATCGCGCATCTCGCAGTCGACGAAGAGATCGTCATCGCCCTGATCGCGGTTGCGGGATGCGCGCTCTACTTCAAGCTGGCGCGCGCGCTCGATATGCGCCCTGCGCGTCTCACGCGATCGGCGACTGGGTTCGGACGGGGTGTTCGCGTCCGACTCGGAGCCCGGGGTGCACCTTCCAAGGTGACCTCGACCGGTTCGCTCGCGAGAAGACTGGCGCGGCGCGCATGCAGCAAGCTGAGATCAAGAGGCGACAAAGCGGCCAAGCGCAGCGCCGCCGCCAGCGCCGCAAAAGCGCTCTCGCGCGCGCGGGCAGGCGAGCCGGTTGGCTCCGACCGCAGGGCTGCAGGGGGTTGCAAGCGCGTCGTAAAGTCCCCCCAGGGCATCCAAGTCAAGATGGGTCATCGCGGTCGAGATGGAAAAAGGCGTCCTCATTGA